Proteins found in one Syntrophales bacterium genomic segment:
- the lysS gene encoding lysine--tRNA ligase, which produces MEDTSDLLRIKREKAEELRAAGIELYPNDVKVEHSAAEILEYYGDADEDALSRVKETFRIAGRIMARRVFGKASFISIQDRTGRIQVYVRKEKVGDDFYGLFRKFDVGDILFVAGRLFRTKTGELTIDADVLRLLSKAMRPLPEKWHGLTDVEMRYRRRYLDLIMNPAVKETFIIRSRIIHLIRQFMLERDFLEVETPMMHPIAGGATARPFKTYHNTLDMDLFLRIAPELYLKRLVVGGMERVFEINRSFRNEGISVLHNPEFTMMEFYQAYATYEDLMTLTEELLTFIARSIFGSLTFTSQGVDIDFTPPWRRFTLREAITTFADVPQERLDSKETLLAEARRLNVPVNDADPAGKIIVAIFEQTVEEQLVQPTFITRYPVEVSPLSRRSSDDSDHVDRFELFIQGREIANAFSELNDPDDQRERFMNQLAEKESGDEEAHDMDDDYITALEYGMPPTAGEGIGIDRLVMLFTDSPSIRDVILFPHMRSKTKRA; this is translated from the coding sequence ATGGAAGACACCAGCGATCTGTTGAGAATAAAACGGGAAAAAGCGGAGGAACTCAGGGCCGCAGGCATCGAGCTGTACCCCAATGACGTAAAGGTCGAGCACAGTGCCGCCGAAATTCTTGAATACTATGGCGATGCCGATGAGGACGCCCTGTCCCGGGTGAAGGAGACCTTCCGGATCGCGGGCAGGATCATGGCCAGAAGGGTCTTCGGGAAGGCCTCGTTCATAAGTATTCAGGACAGGACGGGGCGCATCCAGGTTTACGTGAGGAAAGAGAAGGTCGGCGACGATTTTTACGGCTTGTTCAGGAAGTTCGACGTGGGCGACATACTGTTCGTCGCGGGACGGTTGTTCAGGACAAAAACGGGGGAGTTGACCATTGACGCCGATGTGCTCAGGCTCCTCTCGAAGGCAATGCGGCCCCTGCCTGAAAAATGGCACGGCCTGACGGACGTCGAGATGCGCTACCGCCGGCGCTACCTGGATCTCATCATGAACCCGGCCGTAAAAGAAACCTTTATCATACGGAGCAGGATCATACATCTCATACGGCAATTCATGCTGGAACGGGACTTTCTCGAGGTGGAAACCCCCATGATGCATCCCATAGCGGGGGGAGCGACGGCTCGCCCCTTCAAGACCTATCACAACACCCTGGACATGGACCTCTTTCTGCGCATTGCCCCGGAACTGTATCTGAAACGCCTGGTCGTGGGAGGCATGGAACGGGTATTCGAAATCAACCGCAGTTTCAGAAACGAGGGGATCTCCGTTCTGCACAATCCTGAATTTACCATGATGGAATTCTACCAAGCCTACGCGACCTATGAGGACCTGATGACCCTGACGGAAGAACTGCTGACCTTCATCGCCCGCAGTATCTTCGGGTCTTTAACGTTTACCTCCCAGGGGGTGGATATCGACTTTACGCCGCCCTGGCGGCGGTTTACCCTGCGGGAGGCTATCACCACCTTTGCCGATGTTCCGCAGGAACGCCTGGATTCGAAAGAAACGCTGCTCGCGGAAGCGCGACGTCTGAATGTACCCGTCAACGATGCCGATCCCGCGGGGAAAATTATCGTGGCTATTTTCGAGCAGACTGTGGAAGAACAGCTTGTCCAGCCGACCTTCATCACCCGCTACCCCGTCGAGGTTTCCCCCTTGTCCAGGAGAAGCTCCGATGACAGTGACCACGTCGACCGTTTTGAGCTGTTTATCCAGGGGCGCGAGATAGCCAACGCCTTTTCAGAATTGAACGATCCCGATGACCAGAGAGAACGGTTCATGAATCAGCTTGCGGAAAAGGAGTCCGGTGACGAGGAAGCCCACGACATGGATGACGATTATATCACGGCCCTGGAGTACGGAATGCCTCCCACGGCCGGGGAAGGAATCGGAATCGACAGGCTCGTCATGCTTTTCACGGATTCGCCTTCGATCAGGGATGTCATCCTCTTTCCTCATATGCGGTCAAAGACCAAAAGGGCCTGA
- the rfaE1 gene encoding D-glycero-beta-D-manno-heptose-7-phosphate kinase has protein sequence MKKMLSKKRALEILDRFPLSRVLVIGDIMADHFIWGKVTRISPEAPVPVVSVTSESLLLGGAANVLNNVFSLGGRAFIAGIAGRDEMGSWIRERLREMKVDTDGIIITPDRPTSVKTRVIAHSQQVVRFDREDRNPVGAGARKKIAGYLESMLDDIEAVVISDYNKGLVSEELLHRIRNLCSGAGIPLFIDPKKNGFSLYRDCGLMTPNQAEAAMALGMDINTRDDLVRAGRRLLEEYHLKGVLITRGEEGMALFEDNGAITHIPAVAKEVFDVTGAGDTVIGTFALATTAGATAREAAVLANHAAGIAVGKVGTATVTREELLRVL, from the coding sequence ATGAAAAAAATGCTTTCAAAAAAACGGGCCCTCGAAATACTCGATCGATTTCCCCTGTCCCGGGTACTTGTCATCGGCGATATCATGGCGGACCACTTCATCTGGGGCAAGGTTACCCGCATTTCGCCGGAGGCTCCGGTACCGGTGGTCAGCGTCACCTCGGAAAGTCTTCTCCTCGGAGGCGCGGCAAACGTACTGAACAATGTGTTTTCCCTGGGGGGCAGGGCCTTCATCGCCGGCATCGCGGGCAGGGATGAGATGGGCTCCTGGATCAGGGAGCGACTCAGGGAAATGAAGGTCGATACGGATGGGATCATCATAACACCGGACCGTCCGACAAGTGTGAAAACAAGGGTCATCGCCCACAGCCAGCAGGTGGTCCGCTTCGACAGGGAGGACAGGAACCCCGTCGGCGCGGGGGCACGAAAAAAGATCGCGGGGTATCTGGAGTCGATGCTTGATGATATCGAGGCTGTTGTCATATCGGATTACAACAAGGGCCTGGTCTCGGAGGAGCTTCTCCACAGGATACGGAACCTCTGTTCCGGGGCGGGGATACCGCTCTTCATCGACCCGAAAAAGAACGGATTCTCCCTCTATCGTGACTGCGGCCTGATGACGCCGAACCAGGCTGAGGCCGCCATGGCCCTGGGTATGGACATCAACACCCGTGACGATCTGGTCCGGGCCGGGCGCCGGCTGCTTGAAGAGTACCACCTCAAGGGGGTCCTTATCACGCGGGGGGAGGAGGGAATGGCTCTCTTCGAGGACAACGGCGCCATCACCCATATCCCCGCCGTGGCGAAGGAAGTCTTCGATGTGACCGGAGCGGGAGATACGGTCATAGGAACCTTCGCCCTGGCGACCACCGCGGGCGCCACCGCCAGGGAGGCGGCTGTGCTGGCGAACCACGCGGCCGGAATCGCGGTCGGCAAGGTTGGAACTGCAACGGTTACACGGGAGGAACTGCTCCGGGTTCTCTGA